From Drosophila santomea strain STO CAGO 1482 chromosome 2R, Prin_Dsan_1.1, whole genome shotgun sequence:
TCtgatatttaaaaattatttcttATAATCATTAAAGATTTTCATACCTCTTATGAAGTTTGTTGAATAAGTTGTGTTGCTTAGCTTTAATACTGCGAGTgacttatatattattattatatattttaacaCATTTGTTCTACCAAAACTATAATTTTCAGACTACATTTCTACTTATGGAATTTATAGTAAATCATTTGGCAAATATTCATGtgcaataattaatttctattaaagaatttaatttaagaatatattttattcgaGGCCTAACTATTTGAGTTCATCACTTATACCTTCCcttctaattaaatttgtaaaaataaataaatattttgtttacccTTTGATATCCAGAATGCTTTGTATTTCTAAAATTTCAGATTGAATTTGGCAACTAACTATACACTTGTACAAATGTCGATAAAGTGTAATTTAAATTCGGGTTTTTAAGACATTTAAGCCGcgaattttcataaatttaacaACTCAtgaaacaaaactaaaaaaaatgagCAAGAAGCTTATATATAGTGTTTGCTCTTTTGATTCTGATAAACGCATTACTTTAAAAGAAACTTCTTTGGTACGTTATTGCTTTGGTTTAGTATCTCCGTTTTGCCGGCGACCTTCTTTCTGGCTGATTGGGTTTCCAAACTGGCTAGGAAGAGCCTCAGTGGGGAATGGCGATTCCACGTTCAAGTCGAAACTCTCTTCTAGCGGTTGGTAAGATATTTCGCGGTATTTCTCCGGCTTGAACTCCTTGATCTCACCCTCTTCCTGGCTGCTGCCCGAATAGGACCTGACAGATCCATAAAGACTGATGGGACTGAGTGTACTTTTGGCAGTGTGATAGGATCCACTAGGACTGGGATTCTTCGGACGGGGAACCTTGCGTGGTCTGAAGAATTCGGGGTCTGTGATGAGGGGAAATTGCTTCCGGCCATTTCTTATAATGTGAATGGGTCCTTCTAGAGGTTTAATATCGGGCACAACGGGCAGCGAGTCTTCCGCCATGGACATCATTCCGAAGTGCCGCATCATGGCTATGGCCTCCAGTTCCTTTGTGCTGTCATCCTCCCAATCTGACATTGTGGCGTGCTCACTCAGCGGCCTTGTGCCCGCTATCTTCTGGATTTTTTCCATTAGCCGAAGGCTATCCCGAATTTCGCGACCCTTTCCGACTGCGCTTTCGTGTAGATTTTCGAGCTTGGAATTCCTCTTTTCCCGAGACTTTAAATATTCGTATGTGCTCTTGGGTCGCGGGCAAAACTCCTCTTGCTTCTTGATTTCGTAGGCCAGCTGACCatgaacaaaattaaaatccGGCTCCATGGCGACCAGATCATCCTCGAACTGCGAATTGGGGACCCAGGCCATGATTGTGCGTGCTCTTTAAGCGAAATTCATTTGTTAATTTTCTTACATCAGACCTAACCTAAAACTCaccaagcaaaaaaaaaatacaaatccGAAACCTTCTAACACAAACAATTGAACAGTTAAactgtcaaaaaaaaaaaactgcgaTCTTTAGCGAATTCTTTTTAAAGTGTCAGTGTGGCCAGTCGCCATTAAGCACAAAAACCTCATAAGAATCATTACGACTGTGGTGAATTTCAATGTACCGGTGTGCGGTGAATTTTTGCACACCGGTGTGTGGTCGAGGTGAATAATATTGCGCCAAAAAGTCAAACAAAAGGATGAGGAAGGGGGAGCGGGGTCCAGCCAACAAGtcattaaataaacaaagggTAAAGACCCACGGATCAACATAAATACATTCACAATTTATGCATCACTATTTCAACTCACCAGAAGCGTCTAATCCGGCCTGCgtgttttgcttttgtggcTACTTCTGCACCAATTTCGCGTTCTCTATGTGGAATTTCGGTCTGCTGTAATTCACTGCTATGCAACACACTTAATAACAGTGATCATACCCTTATTCACAGtcaaagtaattaaaatgcaaaaatttctGCGAACGCTGCTGAAATATACATTACTTTGCGATAGGGCTGGAACAAAACTCGATGCACACATTCCAAGCTATCGATTTTTCCAGCAAATTTTCCTGATACCGATGTTTTTCCGTTTCGGATCCGTAATATCGATCGTCTTAAATCACAAATCATATGAAACTTGTGATTGAAGTTTGACACATGTTTATACAAAATTGTAGTTTGTcatatttaaagaaatatactactattttttttttgtttaattgatttttttccgACAATAccatatattattttttgtgcgATCGTATTGTTGAAATTTTCAACACGCAATTTATCGaataacattatttttaatttacaattccTAAATATATTTCTGATGTTTATCAACTTATGACTAATGATTTTTcaatctatatctatatctatttATACTTATACTTTTTTTGGACTTATTGTTAGTGGTTTTTTTCTGGTGCTAAAGTACTTTTCCTTAATTCGGTTACTATAcactttaaataataaactgtACAATTTGATAGTATTCTCCCCACCGATATGAAAAACGAACCAATTTTTGAAAAGGTTTCCATCAAGTTTGACTTCACGTGCCCTGTTTAGAGTACATGTCCTTGACTATCTGTATGCGAGTCATTCGAGTCGCGGACAGCCAGGAGTCCTTAATTTGAAATGCCTCAAACTGTTTGCGATCTTCCTTGAAGGGCTTGTAATAAACATCATAGATTATGCGCAGGATGCGCTGCACATTTGCCTGCGACGGTTTCTTCGAGTGATTCGCAAATTTTTGGTTCTTGTGCATCTTCGTGTACTTGCCATCATCCCACCAATCTGGAaaatctgtatctgcatcgTCAGTTGTAAGTTCCTCCTTGTCTTCAACTGTGGGACTAATGTGATGTACAGCCTTTAGTGATAAAAACCTTGTTAGAAAAAATGAGTTTTCGTTCAGTTTTCTCTTACGTCCGGAGTACTCCAACTCCAAGTCAGTTCTGTCGGCGGGGACTGTTTTCCTTCGTGTGGTTTCTCTTCGCTCAGCATTCGCTCGAGAAATTCATCCTGGTGATCTTCCTCGGCAAGGGACAGGGCCAACTCATCGTCCAATTCATCCATTTGCTGCTGGGCGGAAATTGAAGGGTTCCTCATGGGCATGTCTAGTTTTGTTGGAGCTCCTGGCGGCGGATCTATTGCCTGGAACCATCGCAGCTGGCCATTAACATTGACAGCCTGAAGAGAATAGAAAAGAATTGAAGCTCGAAATACACATCTACATATATAGCGAAGCTTACGATGACGTGCTTATCGCTGATGTCTCCATGGATAATCTGCGGTTTGCAAATGGTGATGATGGgtggctgctcctcctgcagTTCTTCGTAAACATATTCCTCATTTTCTTCCTCGTGTTCATTTTTGACATGTTTCTCTATCACACTGCTTAGGATGGcttcttttgcttttggcagTACTGGCAATATCTTGTTCTTTGCCGGCAAAGGGATGTTTCCGTGCTCCACCTGCTTTTTCAGCATAGGTACTTCAATAATTTGGTCCTCTAGCATCTGTTGCTTGGTGTGCCGTTGTTTCAACTGCTGATCCTTCAGCTTTTGCACCTTCTGCTTCAGCATTTGCCTTTCCAGCAGCCTCTCTTGGCGCAGTTCCTCCGCAGTTTGTATGGCCTCCTCTATACCCGAGTGACGTAGCTCGTGGTGCCGCTTGAGATTAGCCTTTCTGTCGGAGCTGTACGTGCAAAGGGAGCATTTAAATGTCCTGTGGCTCTTCTCCGGATTGTTATGCACCATCAGGTGGCGCTTTAGGTCGTAGGGGCGATTTGTTTCGTATCTGCAGCCCATCACCTGGCATTGCATCTTGACATTGCGATGCTGGTGCGGCGTATCCGGCAACCCCTTCTTGGATGCAGGATGCTTGAGGGACACATGTCGTTTCAGATTCGATGCCTTGTCGGTGCTGTAGATGCAAACGGGACACCCGTACAGCTTGGGTTCAGTAATTCCGGCGTGGGACTCCTCATGACGCGACAGGTTGAAGGGCCTATTCGTCCTGTAGGGGCACCTGGCCACGCTGCAGCGGAATTTCCAGGCGGGGCACGATCCATTTGCTTCTTCCGACGAATCCCGATCCTCGCTCAGCATTGCAAAAGTCCGCACAAGAAGCACAATCGGTAAAATTAATGCTACAGGACTAGCCTGGTGTTTGGGTATCTTGGGAACACACTCATGTCGGTGGACCACTAAGTTTTGTGTTTGGGGTACATGAACtgtatgtattttaattaattttaattacatgtttgtttgtttaggGCACATATCGATGACTGCTGATATCGATTGGTGTACGAAAGGCACTGatattgaatacataatt
This genomic window contains:
- the LOC120447069 gene encoding uncharacterized protein LOC120447069; this encodes MAWVPNSQFEDDLVAMEPDFNFVHGQLAYEIKKQEEFCPRPKSTYEYLKSREKRNSKLENLHESAVGKGREIRDSLRLMEKIQKIAGTRPLSEHATMSDWEDDSTKELEAIAMMRHFGMMSMAEDSLPVVPDIKPLEGPIHIIRNGRKQFPLITDPEFFRPRKVPRPKNPSPSGSYHTAKSTLSPISLYGSVRSYSGSSQEEGEIKEFKPEKYREISYQPLEESFDLNVESPFPTEALPSQFGNPISQKEGRRQNGDTKPKQ
- the LOC120447068 gene encoding RE1-silencing transcription factor A, encoding MLSEDRDSSEEANGSCPAWKFRCSVARCPYRTNRPFNLSRHEESHAGITEPKLYGCPVCIYSTDKASNLKRHVSLKHPASKKGLPDTPHQHRNVKMQCQVMGCRYETNRPYDLKRHLMVHNNPEKSHRTFKCSLCTYSSDRKANLKRHHELRHSGIEEAIQTAEELRQERLLERQMLKQKVQKLKDQQLKQRHTKQQMLEDQIIEVPMLKKQVEHGNIPLPAKNKILPVLPKAKEAILSSVIEKHVKNEHEEENEEYVYEELQEEQPPIITICKPQIIHGDISDKHVIAVNVNGQLRWFQAIDPPPGAPTKLDMPMRNPSISAQQQMDELDDELALSLAEEDHQDEFLERMLSEEKPHEGKQSPPTELTWSWSTPDAVHHISPTVEDKEELTTDDADTDFPDWWDDGKYTKMHKNQKFANHSKKPSQANVQRILRIIYDVYYKPFKEDRKQFEAFQIKDSWLSATRMTRIQIVKDMYSKQGT